The genomic window TTCATCTTCGCCGAAGGACACGATGCGACCGACCTTCGCCGCCTTGGCCTTTTCAACCAGCCGGGAAAATTGAGCGATATCGCAATTGAGAATCGCAGCACCGCCCGGCATCAGGCCCTCGAAGATTTCCGCCTTGGCGTCGGCGATCTCGTCGACCGACTTGAAATATTCGAGATGCACCGGCGCCACTGTCGTGATGATGCCGATATGCGGCTGCACCAGCTTCGACAGCGGACCGATCTCGCCGACATGATTCATACCCATTTCGAAGACGGCGAAACGCGCGTCCTGCGGGCAGCGCGCCAGCGAGAGCGGCACACCCCAGTGATTGTTGTAGGACGCCGCCGAGGCATGCGTCAGGCCTTCACGCGACAGCGCAAGATGCAGCGCCTCCTTGGTCGATGTCTTGCCAACCGAACCTGTGACACCGACCACTTTCGCGTCGGTGCGGGCGCGGGCCGCCTTGCCCAGATCGCGCAAGGCTTGAAGCACGTCATCGACGATGAGGTAGCCCCCGTCGCCGGGAAGACTGCCGCGCCTGTCGGCGGCAACAACCGCCAGCGCCGCGCCGGCCTTCAATGCCGCATCAACGAATTGATGACCGTCGCGATTGTCACCGGCGATCGCGAAGAAGGCCTCGCCCGGCACGAGCGTGCGGCTGTCGATGGAGATGCCGGAAATGTCCTGCGCCGTCACGCCGTCGGCGCTTGCGCGCATCGCCGCCGCCATCCTGTCGACGGTCCATAAAGCCATCAAAGCTTCTCCCCCAAAGCCGCCGCGACCGCATCATGATCGCTGAACGGCAACACCCGGTCGCCGACAATCTGGCCGGTTTCATGGCCTTTACCGGCGATCACCAGCACGTCGCCGGGATTGAGTCCGGTCAGGCTTTGGCGGATCGCCTCGCCCCTGTCGGCAATCTCGGTCGCGCCGGGTGCCGCCGCAAGAATGGCGGCGCGGATGGCCGCCGGATTTTCGCTGCGCGGATTATCGTCGGTGATGACCACACGATCGGCCTTCTCGGCAGCGATCGCCCCCATGATGGGGCGCTTGCCGGGATCGCGGTCGCCGCCGGCACCGAACACGGCGATCAGCCTGCCCTTCACATACGGACGCAACGCCTCCAGCGTCTTCGCCAGCGCGTCCGGCTTGTGCGCGTAGTCGATAAAAACCGGCGCGCCGTTATACGAGCCGGCATATTCAAGACGGCCCTTCGCGCCCTGCAGTTTTTCCAGCGCCGCGAATACGCGGGCGGCATCGCTTCCCGTCGTGATGGCAAGCCCCGCCGACACCAGCGCATTTTCAATTTGAAAGGCACCGACCAGAGGCAGGTGTAAGGAATATGTCCTGCCGGCGTGTGCGACCGTCAACTTCTGCGCATAGCCGTCAATCGCCGCATCGGTCAGGCGGATGCCCTCTCCCTTGCGACCAACGGTGAAGATATTCAAACCGCGCCTCCGCGCGGCATCGATCACGGGCGTGGCCTCGTCATGATCGGCGCAAATCACCGCGCTGCCGCCATCAACAACAAGACTGTCGAACAACCGCAGCTTGGCGCCGAGATAATGTTCGAGACTCGGATGATAATCGAGATGGTCGCGGCTGAGATTGGTGAAGGCGCCGCCGGCGACGCGCACACCATCGAGGCGATGCTGGTCGAGACCGTGCGAGGATGCTTCCATCGCCAGATGCGTGACGCCCTCAGCAGCAAGCTGATCGAGCGTGCGATGGAGCGCAACCGGGTCGGGCGTCGTCAGCGAGCCATAGACTTCGCGCTTGGGCGAAACGACGCCGATTGTGCCGAGGCTTGCCGCCTGATGCCCAAGCGCGGCCCAGATCTGGCGCGTGAAGGCGGCGACCGAGGTCTTGCCGCTCGTGCCGGTCACCGCCGTGATCACGCGCGGCTGGCGCGGATAGAGTTTCGCGGCCGCGAGTGCGAGCGCGCGCCGCACGTTCTTCACCTGTGCGAAGGCTGCTTCACCATCCGGCTTGCGCTCCGCGATGATCGCGACCGCGCCGTTGGCAATCGCCTGCGGGACATATTGCAATCCATCCGCTTTGGTCCCCGGCACCGCGACGAACACATCGCCCGGCTTCACCGCGCGGCTGTCGGCGGTGATGCCTGTTACCTCCAGCGCGGCGAAGCGCGGGTCGAAGGTGGCATCGGGAGGTAGGAGTTCGGAGAGCTTCATGAGCGTCGTTGTTCATCCTTATACCTCCCCCTGCAAGGGGGAGGTCGGCGAGCTTCAGCGAGCCGGGTGGGGGGCAGCTTGTACTTTGTAAATGACCCCTCCCCGGACTGCCTTCGGCAGTCCGACCCTCCCCTTTCAGGGGAGGGATAGGACGACGGCACGGCTTTACCGTATCCCCGCCGTGGCGGCCAGAATCTGCTTGTCCGCAGTCGGAAGATCGAAGCGCGGTTCGACGCCCAATAATGGCGCAATCCGGGCCACCACCTTGCCGGCGGTCGGCGCTGCGTTCCAGCCAGAGGTCGCATAACCATGCGTCTCCGGGGTGGGCTGCGGCTCGTCCAGGATGATGGTGACGAGATATTTCGGCTGGTCGGAGGGAAACACCGCCATGAAGGTGGTCAAAAGCTTGGTCTTCGAATAGCGGCCGTTAATGACCTTCTCCGCGGTG from Pseudorhodoplanes sp. includes these protein-coding regions:
- a CDS encoding UDP-N-acetylmuramoylalanyl-D-glutamyl-2,6-diaminopimelate--D-alanyl-D-alanine ligase gives rise to the protein MALWTVDRMAAAMRASADGVTAQDISGISIDSRTLVPGEAFFAIAGDNRDGHQFVDAALKAGAALAVVAADRRGSLPGDGGYLIVDDVLQALRDLGKAARARTDAKVVGVTGSVGKTSTKEALHLALSREGLTHASAASYNNHWGVPLSLARCPQDARFAVFEMGMNHVGEIGPLSKLVQPHIGIITTVAPVHLEYFKSVDEIADAKAEIFEGLMPGGAAILNCDIAQFSRLVEKAKAAKVGRIVSFGEDESADARVISCALQPASSTVRANVLGENIAYKLGAPGRHLVLNSLAVLAAAKLAGADLAIAALALADLKPASGRGTRIDLRVPGGSALLIDESYNANPVSMRAALELLGQAALGPRGRRIAVLGDMLELGREAESLHRALVEPVIANEVDLVFCSGPAMRNLWQALPSDRRGGYAEDSKGLEPQVLDAIRGGDAIMVKGSNGSKMAPIVKALQRNFAPADAHETASA
- a CDS encoding UDP-N-acetylmuramoyl-L-alanyl-D-glutamate--2,6-diaminopimelate ligase, translated to MKLSELLPPDATFDPRFAALEVTGITADSRAVKPGDVFVAVPGTKADGLQYVPQAIANGAVAIIAERKPDGEAAFAQVKNVRRALALAAAKLYPRQPRVITAVTGTSGKTSVAAFTRQIWAALGHQAASLGTIGVVSPKREVYGSLTTPDPVALHRTLDQLAAEGVTHLAMEASSHGLDQHRLDGVRVAGGAFTNLSRDHLDYHPSLEHYLGAKLRLFDSLVVDGGSAVICADHDEATPVIDAARRRGLNIFTVGRKGEGIRLTDAAIDGYAQKLTVAHAGRTYSLHLPLVGAFQIENALVSAGLAITTGSDAARVFAALEKLQGAKGRLEYAGSYNGAPVFIDYAHKPDALAKTLEALRPYVKGRLIAVFGAGGDRDPGKRPIMGAIAAEKADRVVITDDNPRSENPAAIRAAILAAAPGATEIADRGEAIRQSLTGLNPGDVLVIAGKGHETGQIVGDRVLPFSDHDAVAAALGEKL